A region of Pseudomonadota bacterium DNA encodes the following proteins:
- a CDS encoding Lrp/AsnC family transcriptional regulator, producing the protein MQLDSLDRKILRLLQSEADIKAATIAERVGASQATCWRRMQRFRESGLIPEQFVALDRKQAGFRAMVFAQVKLSTQGRANVAAFSDAVRSFPEVLECYVLMGNVDFLLRIVAVDVEAYERFFFEKLSKVPGVQEITSTMALSEIKRTTALPI; encoded by the coding sequence ATGCAGCTCGATAGCTTAGACCGCAAGATCCTGCGCCTTCTGCAGTCCGAAGCCGACATCAAGGCGGCCACGATCGCGGAGCGCGTCGGTGCCTCTCAGGCCACCTGCTGGCGCCGCATGCAGCGCTTTCGCGAGAGTGGACTGATCCCCGAGCAGTTCGTGGCCTTGGATCGCAAGCAGGCTGGCTTTCGGGCCATGGTCTTTGCCCAGGTGAAATTGAGCACGCAGGGACGCGCCAACGTGGCCGCGTTCTCGGACGCGGTTCGCAGCTTCCCTGAGGTACTCGAGTGCTATGTGCTGATGGGCAACGTGGATTTTCTGCTGCGCATCGTGGCGGTGGACGTGGAGGCGTACGAGCGATTCTTCTTCGAGAAACTGTCCAAGGTGCCCGGCGTGCAGGAGATAACCTCGACCATGGCGTTGTCGGAGATCAAACGCACGACGGCGCTGCCCATCTGA
- a CDS encoding LuxR C-terminal-related transcriptional regulator, which translates to MSRRRGRPAYDDVLTPAEWRTLHLVRHGLTNPQIAACCGISLDGVKFHVANIVAKLQLGGRGELKHWVGVPRVSNAAKQESNMDAFDGYLGIGQVSRTVSDVEQAEAWYRDVVGLDHLFTYGKLAFFACGGTRLMLMESEEGPGDESLLYLRVPDITAAHATLCEAGVVFVNAPHMVHRHEDGTEEWMAFFNDPDDRPLALMASLGAT; encoded by the coding sequence ATGAGCAGACGACGCGGCCGCCCGGCCTACGACGACGTGTTGACGCCCGCCGAGTGGCGCACCCTGCACCTCGTGCGCCACGGCTTGACCAACCCGCAGATCGCGGCCTGCTGCGGCATCAGCCTCGACGGTGTGAAGTTCCACGTCGCCAACATCGTGGCCAAGCTGCAGCTGGGTGGCCGCGGCGAACTCAAGCATTGGGTCGGCGTCCCTCGCGTGAGCAACGCCGCAAAGCAGGAGAGCAACATGGACGCGTTCGACGGCTATCTCGGCATCGGCCAGGTCTCGCGCACGGTGAGTGACGTCGAGCAGGCCGAGGCCTGGTACCGAGACGTCGTGGGCCTCGACCACCTGTTCACCTACGGCAAGCTCGCCTTCTTTGCCTGCGGCGGCACGCGCCTGATGCTGATGGAATCCGAGGAGGGGCCTGGCGACGAGTCCCTGCTTTACCTGCGGGTGCCCGATATCACCGCGGCCCACGCGACGCTCTGCGAGGCGGGCGTCGTGTTCGTCAACGCGCCGCACATGGTGCACCGGCATGAGGACGGGACGGAGGAGTGGATGGCGTTCTTCAACGACCCTGACGATCGCCCGTTGGCGCTGATGGCATCGCTTGGAGCGACGTAG